In Aegilops tauschii subsp. strangulata cultivar AL8/78 chromosome 3, Aet v6.0, whole genome shotgun sequence, one genomic interval encodes:
- the LOC109757101 gene encoding uncharacterized protein isoform X2, protein MPPVPAAASSSVPSVPPERTPTGGTASPGNSMAPLESTPTATEAAASPGNSVVPPESNPTASPPPSVTEPERLSLSIQDESTTPLLSVDVHDLHKHAIEFLEESKGYPVLADPAAGFAKLLELFAAAESKAMYAGDLKAAASILSKAATDGKLPVNLAGTTKRLASEAMKLASEVETRRIFFSLARIRSCCCLSASQIARCWSWCCTEELPLHRRDLDRQALFVDKLSALYCLSMPSEFSCDHLRVLLCAFAL, encoded by the exons ATGCCCCCGGTGCCTGCCGCGGCGTCATCGAGCGTCCCCAGCGTGCCCCCGGAGAGAACCCCTACGGGGGGCACGGCGTCGCCGGGCAACTCTATGGCGCCCCTGGAGAGCACCCCTACGGCTACGGAGGCCGCGGCGTCGCCGGGCAACTCTGTGGTGCCCCCGGAGAGCAACCCTACGGCGAGCCCCCCGCCCTCTGTCACCGAGCCAGAGCGGCTTTCTTTATCCATCCAAGATGAATCCACAACTCCCCTGCTTTCGGTGGACGTCCACGACCTGCACAAGCATGCCATCGAGTTCTTGGAGGAATCGAAAGGATACCCTGTCCTCGCGGATCCTGCCGCCGGGTTCGCCAAGCTACTGGAGCTGTTCGCCGCGGCCGAGTCAAAGGCCATGTATGCGGGAGATCTGAAGGCGGCCGCCTCCATCTTGAGCAAAGCTGCCACCGATGGCAAACTTCCGGTGAATCTCGCGGGCACCACGAAGAGGCTGGCATCTGAGGCGATGAAACTCGCGTCCGAGGTGGAGACCAGGCGTATTTTTTTCTCTTTGGCGAGGATTCGCTCGTGCTGCTGCCTCTCGGCGTCCCAGATAGCGCGCTGCTGGTCATGGTGCTGCACTGAGGAGTTGCCCCTCCATCGCAGAGACCTTGATCGACAG GCCTTATTTGTTGACAAGCTCTCCGCGCTCTACTGCTTATCGATGCCAAGCGAATTTTCTTGTGATCATCTCAGAGTTTTACTTTGTGCCTTTGCGTTGTAG
- the LOC109757101 gene encoding uncharacterized protein isoform X1, translating to MPPVPAAASSSVPSVPPERTPTGGTASPGNSMAPLESTPTATEAAASPGNSVVPPESNPTASPPPSVTEPERLSLSIQDESTTPLLSVDVHDLHKHAIEFLEESKGYPVLADPAAGFAKLLELFAAAESKAMYAGDLKAAASILSKAATDGKLPVNLAGTTKRLASEAMKLASEVETRRIFFSLARIRSCCCLSASQIARCWSWCCTEELPLHRRDLDRQALFVDKLSALYCLSMPASLGLLPYLPATIPKDQSVLMAYIYGLIFSSASIGLVLSLHPMKRFDVELARFVSRLSFVGLSVLVLILRIVAG from the exons ATGCCCCCGGTGCCTGCCGCGGCGTCATCGAGCGTCCCCAGCGTGCCCCCGGAGAGAACCCCTACGGGGGGCACGGCGTCGCCGGGCAACTCTATGGCGCCCCTGGAGAGCACCCCTACGGCTACGGAGGCCGCGGCGTCGCCGGGCAACTCTGTGGTGCCCCCGGAGAGCAACCCTACGGCGAGCCCCCCGCCCTCTGTCACCGAGCCAGAGCGGCTTTCTTTATCCATCCAAGATGAATCCACAACTCCCCTGCTTTCGGTGGACGTCCACGACCTGCACAAGCATGCCATCGAGTTCTTGGAGGAATCGAAAGGATACCCTGTCCTCGCGGATCCTGCCGCCGGGTTCGCCAAGCTACTGGAGCTGTTCGCCGCGGCCGAGTCAAAGGCCATGTATGCGGGAGATCTGAAGGCGGCCGCCTCCATCTTGAGCAAAGCTGCCACCGATGGCAAACTTCCGGTGAATCTCGCGGGCACCACGAAGAGGCTGGCATCTGAGGCGATGAAACTCGCGTCCGAGGTGGAGACCAGGCGTATTTTTTTCTCTTTGGCGAGGATTCGCTCGTGCTGCTGCCTCTCGGCGTCCCAGATAGCGCGCTGCTGGTCATGGTGCTGCACTGAGGAGTTGCCCCTCCATCGCAGAGACCTTGATCGACAG GCCTTATTTGTTGACAAGCTCTCCGCGCTCTACTGCTTATCGATGCCGGCTTCGCTTGGCCTCCTTCCATACTTGCCTGCTACGATTCCCAAGGACCAGTCTGTGCTCATGGCGTATATCTATGGTCTGATTTTCTCATCGGCCTCCATCGGGCTAGTCCTGAGCCTTCACCCGATGAAGCGCTTTGACGTGGAGCTAGCACGTTTTGTTAGCAGGCTCAGTTTTGTGGGTCTGTCAGTGCTCGTTCTCATATTACGCATTGTCGCCGGGTAA